A single window of Vibrio campbellii CAIM 519 = NBRC 15631 = ATCC 25920 DNA harbors:
- a CDS encoding DMT family transporter — protein sequence MKVTSVGAAMLLLIVGNLVAVLSDALIKSVGNEVPVFQFVFYRQLSAMMMLLPVYLLTKQAPLMEGFKWHAVRAHVWLTGAIFMVFAISSMPLATANAIFYAAPLIMLPLAAIFFGEKLSGQSVAAAVMGFAGVLVIIRPDQIDWAALSALVVAVTLAINNLLIRKLPKNQSVPHALLMTNLAGIPVSLLLVFIEGEAWDWSSFPIAAGSSLFIMIYAATCVLAYRSFDSNKIASAEYSGLIGAVIVGLIWFGEVPDIFMAIGTVMIVVPLVWLSKRERRKQKQAQAAKLAEEQQHHQAPVA from the coding sequence GTGAAAGTCACATCTGTCGGTGCAGCCATGCTGCTATTAATCGTTGGTAACCTAGTTGCGGTGCTCTCAGACGCTTTGATCAAAAGTGTCGGTAATGAAGTGCCGGTTTTTCAGTTTGTGTTTTACCGACAATTGTCAGCTATGATGATGTTACTACCCGTGTATTTACTCACTAAACAAGCCCCATTAATGGAAGGCTTCAAGTGGCATGCAGTTCGTGCGCACGTTTGGTTAACTGGCGCGATTTTCATGGTGTTTGCCATCTCGTCGATGCCACTCGCCACCGCGAACGCGATCTTCTATGCCGCGCCTTTGATCATGCTGCCACTTGCGGCCATCTTCTTTGGAGAGAAACTTTCCGGTCAATCCGTTGCGGCGGCAGTGATGGGCTTTGCAGGCGTGCTTGTGATTATTCGTCCCGATCAGATTGATTGGGCGGCACTATCGGCATTGGTTGTCGCAGTCACATTGGCGATCAACAACCTGCTGATCCGCAAACTGCCAAAGAACCAATCTGTCCCACACGCACTGTTGATGACTAACCTAGCCGGCATCCCGGTATCATTGTTGTTGGTGTTTATTGAAGGTGAAGCATGGGATTGGAGTTCCTTCCCTATTGCGGCAGGTTCGAGCTTGTTCATCATGATTTATGCAGCAACCTGTGTATTGGCTTATCGCTCTTTCGATAGCAACAAAATTGCCAGCGCAGAATACAGCGGCTTGATTGGTGCAGTAATCGTTGGTTTGATTTGGTTTGGTGAAGTGCCAGATATCTTTATGGCAATTGGCACAGTGATGATTGTGGTGCCTCTGGTTTGGTTATCTAAGCGCGAACGCCGCAAGCAAAAACAAGCCCAAGCTGCAAAGCTCGCTGAAGAGCAACAGCACCACCAAGCACCTGTGGCATAG
- a CDS encoding LysR family transcriptional regulator, whose protein sequence is MKLPPLRAVHCFESVARNLSFSLAAEELNVTQSAVSHQIRVLEDYFGEALFIRQGRKLSLSDTGFRYLEDISPAISSIAMASQKVREGEKGSLRLAIYSSLAVKWLIPRLADFKRQYPEIDLSLNMVAGDPEQTDSVGDCFITVQKPKRNYMAVRLYDEVLYPVCSLNIWKEIQDQPMPNALWYYPILSTDSIYRERGKDWAEWCKAGGFELPKDIDMQHFSHMLLAIEAARYDQGITFANDFMLNERDKSQDLVYIPSHRLETGDSFYFVHKRNRARQPEIIKLTNWLKQQCL, encoded by the coding sequence ATGAAACTACCACCTCTTAGAGCGGTCCACTGTTTCGAATCTGTTGCGCGCAATTTGAGCTTTTCCCTTGCAGCAGAGGAGCTCAACGTGACCCAAAGTGCAGTGAGCCATCAGATTCGAGTATTAGAAGACTATTTTGGTGAAGCCTTGTTTATTCGCCAGGGGCGTAAGTTGTCACTCTCGGATACCGGCTTTCGTTATCTTGAAGATATCAGTCCTGCTATTAGTTCAATTGCGATGGCGAGTCAAAAGGTGCGAGAAGGAGAAAAGGGCAGTCTACGGTTAGCGATTTACAGCTCGCTGGCGGTGAAATGGCTGATCCCAAGATTGGCGGACTTTAAGCGTCAGTACCCAGAAATCGATCTCTCACTCAATATGGTCGCCGGAGATCCCGAACAAACCGACAGTGTTGGTGATTGCTTTATCACAGTGCAAAAGCCGAAGCGTAATTATATGGCAGTGCGCTTATATGATGAGGTTTTGTATCCAGTATGCAGCCTCAATATCTGGAAAGAAATCCAAGACCAACCTATGCCGAATGCGCTCTGGTACTATCCGATCCTTTCTACTGATTCTATCTATCGCGAACGAGGTAAAGATTGGGCAGAGTGGTGCAAAGCCGGTGGGTTTGAACTGCCAAAAGACATTGATATGCAGCACTTCAGTCACATGCTGCTTGCTATCGAAGCCGCTCGTTACGACCAAGGCATTACGTTCGCTAATGACTTCATGTTGAATGAACGAGATAAATCTCAGGATTTGGTCTATATCCCTTCGCATAGACTGGAAACGGGAGACAGCTTCTACTTCGTACACAAGAGGAATCGTGCCCGTCAGCCAGAAATCATTAAGTTGACCAACTGGCTCAAACAGCAGTGCTTGTAG
- a CDS encoding copper resistance protein NlpE — MKKTLLALTGAVVILAGCQDEKPAETTAVEVPQATEVETTVDATPIEEEQVITTDTFVDSGHNAQNALDWNGIYKGKLPCADCADIDTTLTLNEDGTYSLVKLYEGKEGGPIKSDGKFTWNESGNTITLIDESGPNQYFVGENMLMKLDMNGEKATGELASFYNLSKMP; from the coding sequence ATGAAAAAGACACTATTAGCACTAACTGGTGCAGTCGTTATCTTAGCAGGCTGTCAGGATGAGAAACCCGCGGAGACAACTGCGGTTGAGGTTCCTCAAGCAACAGAAGTTGAAACCACCGTTGATGCAACACCGATTGAAGAAGAGCAAGTGATCACCACAGATACTTTTGTTGATTCTGGTCACAACGCGCAAAATGCGCTGGATTGGAACGGCATTTACAAAGGTAAACTTCCTTGTGCTGATTGCGCGGATATCGATACAACACTGACTCTGAACGAAGACGGTACTTACTCATTGGTAAAGCTGTATGAGGGTAAAGAAGGCGGCCCAATCAAATCGGATGGTAAGTTCACTTGGAACGAATCAGGCAACACGATCACCTTGATTGATGAATCCGGTCCGAACCAGTACTTCGTTGGTGAAAACATGCTAATGAAGCTGGATATGAACGGCGAAAAAGCAACAGGCGAGCTAGCGTCATTCTACAACCTGAGCAAAATGCCTTAA
- a CDS encoding quaternary amine ABC transporter ATP-binding protein encodes MTKPLIEISGLYKIFGPKPKTVIERVKQGQSKDQILADTGHTVGLKDINLQINKGEIFVIMGLSGSGKSTMIRHFNRLIDPTMGQILVEGVDVMQLSSKELEEFRRHKMSMVFQRFGLLPHRTVVDNVAYGLEIQGIKKEARIAKANEWLETVGLKGYENQYPAQLSGGQQQRVGLARALATDAEILLMDEAFSALDPLIRSEMQDQLIELQEKLHKTIIFITHDLDEALRLGDRIAILKDGELVQQGSPDEILLHPADEYVEAFVKDVNRARALTVETVMQPPAYRIAATTIEEALVEMKRVKQDYAYHVTDEGYQGVVTKESLLDAAKTDAAQELAEEIYEEVPVVSPDSVIEEVLPDTMSCDYSLPVVDDEGNLQGELERSAVAEIFTDNTEEVSPPKEVKTPPVMDKAS; translated from the coding sequence ATGACTAAGCCACTTATTGAAATCAGCGGGCTGTACAAGATCTTCGGGCCAAAGCCAAAAACAGTCATCGAGCGAGTAAAACAAGGTCAGAGCAAAGACCAAATTCTTGCTGATACGGGTCATACCGTCGGTTTAAAAGACATCAACCTGCAAATTAACAAAGGCGAAATCTTCGTTATCATGGGTCTATCTGGCTCTGGTAAGTCGACTATGATTCGTCACTTCAACCGTTTGATTGACCCAACTATGGGACAAATCTTAGTTGAAGGCGTCGACGTGATGCAGCTGTCTTCAAAAGAGTTGGAAGAGTTTCGTCGCCATAAAATGTCGATGGTATTTCAACGCTTTGGCCTTTTGCCTCATCGCACTGTGGTTGACAACGTCGCTTACGGCTTGGAAATCCAAGGCATCAAGAAAGAAGCACGTATTGCGAAAGCCAACGAATGGTTGGAGACAGTTGGTCTTAAAGGTTACGAGAACCAATACCCAGCTCAGCTTTCTGGCGGCCAACAACAACGCGTTGGTTTGGCTCGCGCGCTGGCGACTGACGCTGAGATTCTATTGATGGATGAAGCCTTCTCTGCACTCGACCCGCTAATCCGAAGTGAGATGCAAGATCAGCTGATTGAACTGCAAGAGAAGCTGCATAAGACCATTATCTTTATCACTCACGATTTGGACGAAGCGCTTCGCTTAGGTGACCGTATCGCTATTTTGAAAGATGGTGAATTGGTACAACAAGGTTCTCCAGACGAGATTCTGCTCCACCCTGCCGATGAATATGTAGAAGCCTTTGTTAAGGACGTAAACCGAGCGAGAGCGCTTACGGTAGAAACCGTAATGCAGCCACCAGCATATCGCATTGCAGCTACGACTATCGAAGAAGCCCTTGTCGAGATGAAACGCGTGAAGCAAGACTACGCGTACCACGTGACCGACGAAGGCTATCAAGGTGTCGTTACCAAAGAGAGCTTACTAGACGCCGCGAAGACGGATGCCGCGCAAGAGCTGGCAGAAGAGATCTACGAAGAAGTGCCTGTTGTCTCTCCGGATTCCGTAATTGAAGAAGTGCTACCAGACACCATGTCTTGTGACTACTCACTGCCGGTTGTGGATGACGAAGGTAATTTACAAGGTGAACTAGAACGTAGCGCCGTAGCTGAAATCTTTACTGATAATACCGAAGAGGTGTCGCCGCCAAAGGAGGTCAAAACGCCTCCAGTAATGGATAAGGCATCTTAA
- a CDS encoding ABC transporter permease — MSDSNWLSEFPEMDRSDLRAIRKTLDGAYRDFSREYGDLIESFFDPLLSFLVWFEKLLISTPWMIILGVCTALVYAASRSWKLAVACFVSLILIGYFGMWEDTMRTLSIITVCTMLAIALGIPIGIAMARSNRVQSVVTPLLDVMQTMPAFVYLIPVVMLLGIGKIPGLIAVVIYAIPPVIRLTNLGIRLVDKEVLEAATAFGASNKQRLVGVQLPLAMPTIMAGINQTIMMALSMVVIASMIGVKGLGQPVLKSITNQYFTLGLLNGLAIVALAILFDRASQAYAKRTQAHLGDLKHD, encoded by the coding sequence ATGTCTGACTCGAATTGGCTTAGCGAATTTCCAGAAATGGATCGCTCAGATCTCAGAGCCATCCGCAAAACCTTAGATGGAGCCTACCGCGATTTCTCTCGCGAATACGGCGACCTTATTGAATCATTCTTCGACCCTCTTCTCTCATTTCTCGTTTGGTTCGAAAAACTCCTCATTTCTACACCATGGATGATCATTCTTGGTGTGTGTACTGCATTAGTTTATGCCGCTAGTCGCTCATGGAAACTGGCTGTCGCGTGTTTCGTGTCGTTGATCCTGATTGGGTACTTTGGCATGTGGGAAGACACGATGCGAACGCTCAGCATCATCACGGTTTGTACCATGCTCGCCATTGCGCTCGGCATTCCAATTGGTATTGCGATGGCGCGCTCAAATCGTGTGCAATCCGTTGTGACACCACTGCTCGATGTGATGCAAACCATGCCCGCGTTCGTCTATCTGATTCCTGTCGTGATGCTCCTTGGTATCGGTAAGATCCCTGGCTTGATTGCGGTTGTTATCTACGCAATCCCACCAGTAATTCGTTTGACTAACTTAGGCATCCGACTCGTAGATAAAGAAGTTCTTGAAGCCGCCACTGCCTTTGGTGCAAGTAACAAGCAACGCTTAGTCGGCGTACAATTACCTTTAGCAATGCCAACCATTATGGCTGGTATCAACCAAACCATCATGATGGCGCTGTCTATGGTTGTTATCGCTTCTATGATTGGCGTAAAAGGCTTAGGTCAGCCAGTATTAAAGTCAATTACGAACCAGTATTTCACGCTTGGTCTGCTTAACGGCTTGGCAATTGTGGCACTGGCGATTCTGTTTGACCGAGCGTCGCAAGCTTACGCGAAGCGAACCCAAGCACACTTAGGAGATCTGAAACATGACTAA
- a CDS encoding ABC transporter substrate-binding protein: MTYKTPLLLAIGALATTNANASECGTVTIADMNWNSATLIANVDRFILEHGYGCDAELIPGDTMPTGTSMIEKGQPDVAPELWSNSLKDALDKGVEEKRLRYAGKALVDGGEEGFWIPAYLVKQYPEMKTIEGVKKHAKLFSHPEDKAKSAFYSCPAGWNCQISAGNLFKAMNLADSGFDIIDPGSSAGLSGSIAKAYEREEAWFGYYWAPTAVLGKYDMVKVDFGSGVDEKEFVSCTTQTDCENPKATMYPPSPVHTITTEEFASRSPAAYDYFTKRGFTNADMNQLLAWMEDNQADGEETMFHFLENYPQIWNAWVPQDVAKKVQGAL, from the coding sequence ATGACGTACAAAACTCCCTTACTACTAGCGATTGGTGCGCTAGCAACAACCAACGCAAACGCAAGTGAGTGTGGAACGGTTACCATTGCAGATATGAACTGGAACTCTGCAACACTGATTGCCAATGTAGACCGTTTTATTCTTGAGCACGGCTACGGCTGTGATGCCGAACTCATTCCTGGTGATACCATGCCGACAGGCACATCAATGATTGAAAAAGGACAGCCTGATGTGGCACCTGAACTGTGGAGTAACAGCCTTAAAGACGCGCTAGACAAAGGTGTCGAAGAAAAACGCCTACGCTATGCAGGTAAAGCGCTCGTCGATGGTGGTGAAGAAGGATTCTGGATCCCAGCCTATCTTGTTAAGCAATACCCTGAAATGAAAACCATCGAAGGTGTGAAAAAGCACGCGAAGTTATTCTCTCATCCTGAAGACAAAGCAAAATCGGCATTTTACAGCTGTCCTGCCGGTTGGAACTGTCAAATTAGCGCTGGCAATCTTTTCAAAGCGATGAATCTTGCTGACTCAGGCTTCGACATCATCGACCCAGGTTCAAGCGCCGGTCTGTCTGGCTCAATTGCAAAAGCCTACGAGCGTGAAGAAGCGTGGTTCGGCTACTACTGGGCACCTACTGCGGTTCTTGGTAAATACGACATGGTAAAAGTGGATTTTGGTAGCGGCGTTGATGAGAAAGAGTTTGTCAGCTGTACAACACAAACAGACTGTGAAAATCCAAAAGCAACCATGTACCCACCTTCACCAGTTCATACCATTACGACTGAGGAGTTTGCTTCACGCTCTCCAGCCGCTTACGACTACTTCACTAAGCGTGGCTTCACCAATGCGGATATGAACCAGCTGTTAGCTTGGATGGAAGACAACCAAGCAGACGGTGAAGAAACCATGTTCCATTTCCTAGAAAATTACCCGCAGATCTGGAACGCATGGGTTCCACAAGACGTAGCTAAAAAAGTGCAAGGTGCACTGTAA
- a CDS encoding S8 family serine peptidase: MIKHKLLLAAIFATGFIAPIQAETKQHNSLASRSWVVTGFVFKNGTDENDIRRVESQLTLNAKDLNGLKGLKEYTDHALLYTRYQASGYTFLVGPFPSDSSYIDDFRKKNSSLSLVQALQMGEEELDINVESILLSRSKTQPGYAYINSFWEHGITGSGYLSAVLDSGTDVDHPAFSQKKIIVMGSDTDDEERYNWLMRREWLKTEGSRHLRSTHGTAVAGAMAGNPSTSTDVHSPQDGIAKDANIISGYAGSASDTLYPEGNSEFAQLLRELYAANLTMSSLSNLKNYNVVTLNYSYGNGRIPAPKGRKTTNQWQTWSFWARYFDAVSYQNDFLLSKSAGNDGSKYPNGDTADKPQPYSLSIPGDNYNGLTVANVDTTISSGPSEKTADRSQHTIRSTSSRGPTTDGRRKPDIAAPGHDTRTAAPDPEKYSYEGPFKDRFQADKYKEYDPTTITRLATGTSLASPHVAGAAVLVREALEKTKNPQYKKYSPLVKAVLINSSDNNSKNILEEDLPKYCDSNGHWCPSRGWGYMDMTQAYSEYKYAKQFELRFEHKTKSYRIVHMGNNFKATLVWEHKNFDDASKLLSVEMTLYNDDTKQEIQSDQSQGIHNVLQVQTQIQQNLCMQIEAKTNQKVTFSNNYMSLASNTMLIPVSSCI, encoded by the coding sequence ATGATAAAGCACAAGTTATTGCTCGCAGCTATCTTTGCAACGGGATTTATTGCCCCTATCCAAGCTGAAACTAAACAGCATAATTCTTTGGCCTCACGATCATGGGTTGTGACTGGATTTGTATTTAAAAATGGTACCGATGAAAATGATATTCGACGTGTTGAGTCTCAGTTAACCCTAAATGCCAAAGATTTAAATGGACTCAAAGGTTTAAAAGAGTATACAGACCACGCTCTCTTATATACGCGTTACCAAGCATCCGGCTACACATTTTTAGTTGGGCCTTTTCCCTCTGATTCGTCATATATTGATGACTTCCGAAAAAAAAATTCAAGCTTAAGTCTAGTACAAGCTTTACAAATGGGAGAAGAAGAGCTGGATATAAATGTAGAATCAATATTGTTATCACGTTCAAAAACGCAACCCGGCTACGCATATATCAACAGTTTTTGGGAGCATGGAATCACTGGAAGTGGGTATTTGTCAGCCGTACTTGATAGTGGTACTGATGTTGACCATCCCGCATTTTCACAAAAAAAGATCATTGTCATGGGGAGTGACACAGATGACGAAGAGCGTTACAACTGGCTGATGAGAAGAGAGTGGCTCAAGACTGAGGGTAGCCGACATCTTAGAAGCACTCATGGCACTGCGGTTGCAGGAGCAATGGCGGGGAATCCCTCTACTAGCACTGATGTCCACAGTCCTCAAGATGGTATCGCGAAAGATGCCAACATCATCAGTGGGTACGCAGGCTCAGCATCGGATACGCTCTATCCAGAGGGTAATAGTGAGTTTGCTCAATTACTCAGAGAACTATATGCGGCTAACCTGACCATGTCTAGTCTATCAAACTTGAAAAATTACAATGTTGTAACCCTAAATTACAGTTATGGTAATGGGCGAATACCAGCTCCAAAAGGGAGAAAAACGACAAATCAATGGCAAACATGGTCGTTTTGGGCAAGATACTTTGATGCTGTGAGCTACCAAAATGATTTTCTACTTTCAAAATCTGCTGGTAATGATGGCTCAAAATATCCAAATGGCGATACAGCTGATAAACCTCAGCCTTACTCACTATCTATACCCGGAGATAACTACAATGGCTTGACGGTAGCAAACGTAGACACAACAATATCGAGTGGCCCATCTGAGAAAACCGCAGACAGATCACAGCATACGATACGCTCAACAAGTAGTCGTGGACCAACTACAGATGGTCGACGTAAACCCGACATAGCGGCGCCTGGTCACGACACTAGAACGGCAGCTCCAGATCCCGAAAAATATAGTTATGAAGGTCCTTTCAAGGACAGATTCCAAGCAGATAAATACAAGGAATATGATCCCACCACGATTACTCGTCTTGCCACTGGTACCAGCCTTGCTTCGCCACACGTTGCTGGTGCAGCGGTACTTGTAAGGGAAGCTTTAGAGAAGACAAAAAATCCTCAATATAAAAAGTACTCACCTTTAGTGAAGGCAGTACTGATCAATAGTTCTGATAACAATTCTAAAAATATCTTAGAAGAAGATCTGCCTAAGTATTGTGATTCTAATGGTCATTGGTGCCCATCTCGAGGGTGGGGTTATATGGATATGACCCAAGCATACAGTGAATATAAATATGCCAAGCAATTTGAATTACGATTTGAACATAAAACAAAATCATACCGAATAGTACACATGGGGAATAATTTTAAAGCTACTCTGGTCTGGGAACACAAAAATTTTGATGATGCCAGTAAGTTGCTCTCCGTCGAAATGACTTTGTACAACGATGACACTAAACAAGAAATACAGTCAGATCAGAGTCAAGGTATTCACAATGTACTACAAGTACAAACACAGATTCAGCAAAACTTATGTATGCAGATTGAAGCTAAAACGAATCAAAAGGTGACCTTTAGCAACAACTATATGTCATTGGCATCGAATACAATGTTGATTCCTGTATCTTCATGCATTTAG